In the genome of Fervidobacterium nodosum Rt17-B1, the window AAAGATGTTCTCAATTTTACAGGTGAGAAGTTAACTATTCCTTTTATACTGGTTTCTTCGATTTGCTCCACAACTAATTGAGCGGCACTTTCTGGAACTGCGATAACTGCCATTTCAATGTTCATTTTTTCGACTAATTCTTTCAAATCACTCATATGATATACGGTAATTCCCGCGATTTTCTTACCGACTTTTTCTCTATCGTTGTCAAATATAGCTACGACTTTGAATTTGTGCTTTGGCAAACCAGGGTAATTTGCCAATGCGGTCCCGAGATTACCAGCACCTATAATAGCTACATTCCATTCTTTATTTATACCAATGATATCAGCTATCTCTCCAAGAAGCTTTTTGACGTTGTATCCCAATCCTCTTTTGCCAAACTCCCCAAAGTAAGATAAATCTTTTCTAACTTGGCTAGGTTTAATATTCAATCTTTCAGCAATATCTTGCGAAGACACAAAGTTAACACCATCATCTTTAAATCTGTTAAGGCACCTATAGTAAAGCCCTAATCTTTTTATAGTTGGTTTTGGTATTTTCATCCAATATTCCCCCTGTTTTGTTTGTTATCTAATTCACAATTTTACCATAACATGATTTTTAAATCAACTATAATAAAAATAAGTTGTTACAAACCTAGTTCAAAGGTTGTCAATATAATCTTTATTCTTTTTGGTTGCCTCAAGGATGATTCCACAACAACAAAATAATTACAAATTCTGTTGCTTGACAAACAATCTTGACAAAGGCCGTTGATGGTACAGGGGGTTTTTAAATTTAATCTTTTCGAATTCATAGGAGAGATATACCTTAATCTTTCACGTGCTTCTTCAATATCTTTTACAACTTTGTTTAAACTGGAAATCAATAAAACATTTTTGGGACCATAAATGACTGCTGCTACACGATTACCGTTACCATCAAGAAATATTAGCTTCCCATCCTCAGTTATAGCGTTTGTACTGCAAACGTAATAATCTGAACGAAAAGCTGCTAATTCTATTTCTCTTTTTTCTTCAGGTGTTTTTGCGCTTGTCCTATCTAAAAAGTTATATTTTCCACTTTTGAGTAGTTCTAAAACACTGCTTTCACTAACGCTCAATGAACCACCACTTGTAACCATAGACTTTTCTGGTATGATTGAGCTCACAGTTGATAAAAGCTCGTCTGTGGAATTTACCACATATACTTCAAAGCCTTTTCTTTCAAGAACAGGTTTGATTTTTTGAGCAAGTGAGTTATATTTCCAATTGTAAAGTTCACTTCTCATGCCCTTCCCTCCTGATTTTTCATATATTTGTAAGATAAATACAAAAACAGGCGAGACATCATGTCTCGCCTGTTTACCATTTATTTGGCGGGGACGACGAGATTTGAACTCGCGGCCACCGGTGTGACAGACCGGCGTGCTAACCAGGCTGCACCACGTCCCCGTCTTTCTTAATTCGTCAACTCATCGCTGACCGTGATATATTTTGCCATAAGGTCATTGGTTTGTCAATGGGTATTTTTCAATTTTCACATAAATTTTCTTTAAATTTTTTCCAACAATTTTCAAACTATTGTTTTAAACATTTCTTCAATTTCTTCTCTTCTTCTTATTAATCTGAAGTCGTATTTTCCGTTTTCCTCGTACACAATCACTTCTGCAGGTCTTGGCATAGAGTTGTAATTGTTTGACATGGAATAACCATAAGCACCTACGTCTCGAACAATTACGTAACTTCCAACTTTCGGTATTTCCAAATTCCTTTCGAAAGCGATAATATCTCCTGATTCACAAAGTGGACCGACTACATCAATGATATATTTTTCACTGCTTTCTGGATCTAATACATTTACTTCATGATAAGCATTGTACATTGCAGGTCTCATAAGTACATTCATTCCTCCGTCTAAAACTACAAAGGTTTTGTGCCGAGTTTTTTTCACATATTCCACTTTTAAAACAAGTAACCCGGCTGGAGCAATCATATATCTCCCAAGCTCGAGAATCACCATTTTGAAATCTTTTAAATAAGGCACAATTCTCTCTTTATACTCTAAAATGTCCAATTCCTTATCTTTGTATTTTATTCCCCAACCACCACCTATGTTAATTTTTGAAAATCCGTATTTTTTAGACAAATCAACAACTTTGGAAATAGCTTCTTCAAAAGGTTCAACATCAGTTATCTGAGAACCTATATGAACATGGAATCCAGAAATGTTCAGTCTCTTCTTTGATAGTATTCTATCAATTTCATCAGTTTGTATACCAAATTTGCTTTTTTTCAAACCTGTCGATATATGCGGATGTGTCTTTGCATCGACGTCAGGATTTACACGCAGAAAAAACTCCGCACTGCTATCTATTTCTGACCAAATTTCGTATTCTTCTTCAGAATCTATATTTACATACCCTACTTTTTTTGAAAGTATTTCTATTTCTTTTCTAGTTTTACCATTTCCATTCCAAACAATTTTTTTGTCATCTACATCTGCTAACTTACAAGCATGATACTCACCGATGGATACTATATCTGCACCAAAACCATTGTCTTTAAACATTTCTATAATCCTTGGATTATTATTTGCTTTGCATGCAAATGTTGGGAAAAGATTTACGCTGCTGAAAACATCCTTAACGGTACTTATTCTTTTCAAAATCTCTTCACGTGAATAAACATAAACTGGTGTACCATAAGTTTTTGCTATAGCCTCAATTAATTCTTTTTCCAATAAAGTACTTGGCACATTCAGTCACTCCTTTAATTATTTACTAATTATTCGGATAACTTTCTCAATTTTACCGCCGTCCCGTATGCAAGAATCTCTGCAGCACTTTGCATTACAGACGATGAACCAAACCTTAGGCCGATAACTGCATCAGCGCCGAGTTTTTCAGCTTCATCTATCATGCGTTTCAATGCGATGTTTCTACTCTCAACTAACAATTCCGTATAACTTTTTATCTCACCACCTGCCAAAGTCTTAAATGCAGCTGCTATATCTTTACCCAGGTGCTTTGAATTAACTATACTACCTGTAACAATTCCTAACGTTTCAACGATTTCATATCCTGGAACAAAATCAGTCGTTACAACTATCATACATGGCACCTCCTTTGTGAATTATGCCTCTTTTTTATTGAAAATAATATAGGCAAAGATGAAAGATACTATTGTGAATATTATAGCACCAATTGTGTATTTAAAATCTATGAAATTTTTTTGGAAAATGTTTGTACCAAGTGCATATGAAAATGTATTTAAAAACTTCAATGGTTTCAGTAGACCTGCCACAGTAGTGATGGCAAGTGTCCCCAAACCCGCAAGGAGTGGTTTTACTTGATCATTGAATAGAACTGAGAAAAATATACCGATGCCATACCAAAGCAAACCCGCAAAATATGATTGAAATGCAAATTTTAACCCTGTTTCGTAAATATAATCCTTTCTAAGCAAAAATGAATAAACCAATGGCAGTAGGCCAGCGATTATTAAGATAACACTCAGCGCAATAAAACCAGTAAGCACTTTATTCAAAAAGATTTCTTTTCTCGATTTTCTAACAAGTAAAAATTCTATTGTTCTATTTTCAAATTCCCTTGCAAAGAGTGGGAATGCCATGATAATACCAATTATTGGAATCATTTGACCAAAATTTTTACCATACCATTGTGAATTAACGTAAAAATTCCATTCTTTAAGTTTATTTAACATACTACCAGGAAGAAACTTTTCTAGTTGAGGATTTCCTGTGTAACCTTCCAACATTGAGAGTGTGAATTTTTGTAAAGGAGCAACTAAAAAGAAGAGTATGAACACAACAACTAAAACTCCAAAAAAACGGACTCTCAAATCGTTAAATTCCTTTCTCATCTTATATCACCTCTGTTATTACCATTAGTATTGCTTCCAACTATAAAAGCTTCAAATAAGACATCGAAGGTCACAAGTTCATATTCAAATTTATTTTCCTTAGCATAATCTTTTGTGACTATGTATATATCTTCCGATTTAGTAGACTTATATTTATAACCTTCCACTTTCTTTCCCTTTTCAACCTTTATTGCGCAGTATTTTTCTTTAATATCATCGAGATATCCGATCTCGATAATCTTTCCTTTATTCATTATGGCAACTTTATCTGCAACTTTTTCAACTTCGCTGAGTATATGACTTGTGTAAAGTACAGACCCACCATCCATCGGAATGTTTCTTATAGCATCAAGTATTTGATTTCTCACGATGGGATCTAATCCCCAAGTTGGTTCGTCTAATATATATAAATCTGCCTTCTGTGATAACACTAAAGCAAGATATAGCTGAGTAGTCTGACCGTTAGATAATTCTGACACCTTTTCTGAAAGTGGCAAATCAAATTTTTCTATTAAACCATAACACTTACTTTTATCAAAATCCTCTGTTAAATCTGCGGTAAATTCCACCATTTTCTTCACAGTATAGCTTTGATAAAGTTCTTTTCCTTCTGGCAGATAAGCTATTTTACCATTTTTGATTATCTCACCTGAATCTTTAAACCTAAGTCCTAATATACATTTAATAGTTGTTGTCTTACCTGCGCCATTCGGACCAAGTAAAGCAAAAATCTCGCTTTTTTCGATACTAAAAGATATGCTATCAACGGCTCTAATCTCTTTGTAGTACTTTTTCAAACCTCTAACTTCTAAAACCAAAATCCTCACCTCCAAGATAAACATTATTTAATTTAATTACTTCCATTTGAAAATTCATTGTCTAGTATTGATTGAATATGTTCTTTTTGGATACCCATTGACTTTAATTTTTTTACTATCCTTCTGAGTTCTTCTAAAGTTTCTATCTTTATTTCATCTTCAACTGATTTTTTTACCACATACCCTTCTCCACGTTCTGCATGAATTATCCCTTCCTGCTCAAGTTCCCTGTAAGCTCTTGCGACTGTATTTACGTTCACACCCAAATCTTTTGCTAAAGCTCTTATCGATGGTATATAATCACCTACTTTTAATTTACCTTTTAAAATCATGCCTTTTATATTTTCTTTTATCTGTATGTACACCGGCACATGTGAATGAAAATCTACACTAAACCACATTCCATTTCCTCCTCAGAGTTCTCATAATATTTTTTAATTCTTTTCACTGTAATATTGTACTATTACAGTAATTAAAAGTCAATAGTTAAAAACAAAAAAATAAAACCTTCGGCTTAAAGCCGAAGGTTTTGAAAAATATTATGAGAGCTAATATCAATCAAAAACTCTTATTGCTTCTGAAGGTGGTATTTTCCTTGATAAATCTGCTGGTATAGAAACAAATACAGTCGTTAGCCCAAACACACTTAAAAGTGTAAGAAGTACCTTACCGTAAGGAATTACAATTTTGAAAGATGGTAATAAAGGACTTACAAACTTAATAAGGTCGTTTATTACAAAGATGCTTGAAATCACAGCAACTATAGTGGCTACAAAAACAACGATTAATCCTTCAAAAATGAACATTTTGAATATTGTATTTCCATCTGTTCCAATGGCTCTGAGCATTCCTATGTCTTTCTTTCTTGCGTAAACATTTCTGAAAGTTATTATCGCAAGGCCTGCAAAGCCCGCGAAAAATCCAAGGTAAAAAAGCTGAAGTGACAATGTTACGAGATTATCTATAGCTGTATACATCTTTTCTATCTCTGCAGTTAAATAAACTGCTGCATCAAATTTTCTTGTTACAAATTCCTGAGCTTCCAAAGCCTTATTTTTGTCTTTAATAACTCCAACATAACCGCTAATCGATCCAAATATTTTTTTGTCCTTCCAGATTATAATACCATCCATTGGTAACAACGCTTCGGTTGGATCGTAAACTCCTTGAACAACGAAACTTTCAGTTAATTTTCGAGAAATTCCGGGAAGAATACCTTTAATTGTGAGTGTTAAAGATGTACCTTTATCAACATCAGCGAAATTTTTAGATATATATATAGACTTATCTGGAATTTCTTTTGGATTGATTTTAGACAAATCTTTCATTAGTTTTTCAGAAGGTAAGACGAGTTTTTCAAATATTTCTTGACTTGATATTATGAAAGAATATTTTCTTTTTTCTCCTAACTTGCTTACTTCAACAAGTTGAATGGGTACTAGTTTCTCAAACTTCTTTTTAAATTCTTCATCGTTTAGATATTTATAAGACCCAAAGAAACTTTTAATAGGATTTTCGATTATTATAAAGTTGTAACCAAATGCCCCTTCTTCTTTTTTTGATTCTATATACTTTGAAATGCTTGTTGGTACAATCGCACTCACTAATATTAAAATAAGCGTTATTGAGTAAACAACAAAGATTATAAAATTTCTCTTTTTGTATTTTTCAATATAAGATATAGCAAGTACAATGTGGATACTCTTAAATTTCTCAAATAGGAGTTTAAGGTAAGGTAGTAATCCAAATATTGAGTAGATGCTACCAATAAGAACAAAACCCGAACGAATCAAAAAATCTTTGGCTGTACCAGATGAAAGGAGTGGAACTATAGAAATCAATATAGCTAATCCATAAACAAATGTTACTATATTTTTTCTGTTGATCTCACCAATAAAGTTAATGATAATTGGTATCAACGAAAGTATTCCTAACAAAAAGTAATTCAGAGAAGTTCTGTATAGTACAAACAAAAATAGGATTACAACCAATATAGCTAAAGCATTGAAAGCTTTGCTTCTCTTTTTCCCTTCAATGTTTCTACCACCGTAGAGGATAGAAGGAGATATATTAGAGAATTCTATGCTTTTGCATGTGAGTATTATCATAGGTACAATTGCAGCTATAAAAATACCAAATATTACACTTAAGAACTTAATATTGAATGGTATTTTATCCTGAACAAATGCAAAGAGTTCATCCGTTCTTTGGAAGGAATTTACTTTGTAAAGAAGATATCTACCAAATCCAACACCAGCAATTGCACCAACTATTTCTGATAAAATCAAATATGCAAGCCCCTCAAGGAACAATATCCAAAACATCTGAGCTCTTGAGTACCCAATTGCCCTTAATACTCCAAGCGATATTTTACGTTCTTCGGCGAGAATTCCAAAAAAGGAAGCTATAAACAAAAAGCTCGATAGAATAGAAAAACCGGAAAATCCTATGAATAAATATCCTATTATCTTATTCAACGGTGATGTCGCTAGTCTGTACTTTACAGCATTTGTTCTAATTGACCCCTCTACTTCTTTCAACTTTTCAGCAAACTTTTCGTGCTCCTCAACAGGTAGGTCGAGAGTAACAAAGTATGCATTTGGTTCTTTTAAAGGATATATACCGTATTCTTCAAAGAGTGATTCAGGCAAGAATATAGTTCCGTTTGACGAACCGGTTTCCCCTCGGAAGTTCAGTTCATCTTTTCCAAATGCCTCTATTCTAACTTTGTAAGTTCCTTTTGAGGATATTATTTCTATTTCATCACCTATTTTCAAGTTAAATGCTTGAGCGGTATCTGAACTTATTGTAATTTTCTCCACGCTTTTCTCAATGTACTTTTGGAATTTTTCAGATACAGCTATAGCGTACATATCAACGTACTTCGAACCAATTTTCGCTGTAATTTGAGCTAATTTCACAGGCACAAAATCTGTGACTTCACCAAATTGTTTTAACGCTATTTCAACTTTATCAGAGTTTATAGCTTTTGGAAGAAATATAGTATCAGATTTATCTTTAATGACTAAATCTATCTTCCCAAAGTTTTTTGTAATTTTTTGTTTTAAATAAATATTAACTGAATCATTTAAAGAAAGGCCACCAATGAGGAGCATGGTGGCCACAAACGTTCCTAATATCGCAAGTAGTCCTATTTTCCAATGTTTTGCGAAATTTCTAAAAGCTATTTTTAGTATCATACTTATCATCTCTTTTCTAGTTCAAAACTCTATCGTGATTTTATCAATCTTCCTCTGTTAATTTTTGCAGCAATCTTAAATATCTGCTTCTTGATGGATGTCTCAATTTTCTGAGTGCTTTGACTTCTATTTGTCTGATTCTTTCCCTTGTAACACCAAAAAATTGACCAACTTCTTCCAGGGTCATAGGCTTACCATTGTATAGCCCGTATCTCATTTTTAATACTTTTTTCTCACGATCATTAAGAGTTTCAAGTAATTTATCTATTTCTTCTCTCATAAGTGTTCTAATTGCTTCTTTTTTGGGTGAACCTATGCTTTCGTCCGCAATGAAATCTCCCATTGAAGAGTCATCTTCTTCATTAACAGGTGTTTCTAAGGAGAGTGTCTCGGGAGCTGCTTGCAATATTTCCTCGATTTTGTCTACGGGCTTTCCAACTTGTTCGGCGATATATTCAATCGATGGTTCCTCACCAT includes:
- a CDS encoding redox-sensing transcriptional repressor Rex, with translation MKIPKPTIKRLGLYYRCLNRFKDDGVNFVSSQDIAERLNIKPSQVRKDLSYFGEFGKRGLGYNVKKLLGEIADIIGINKEWNVAIIGAGNLGTALANYPGLPKHKFKVVAIFDNDREKVGKKIAGITVYHMSDLKELVEKMNIEMAVIAVPESAAQLVVEQIEETSIKGIVNFSPVKLRTSLPVEDVDITLSFETLSYMIINRMLGNEINE
- a CDS encoding lactate utilization protein, with the translated sequence MRSELYNWKYNSLAQKIKPVLERKGFEVYVVNSTDELLSTVSSIIPEKSMVTSGGSLSVSESSVLELLKSGKYNFLDRTSAKTPEEKREIELAAFRSDYYVCSTNAITEDGKLIFLDGNGNRVAAVIYGPKNVLLISSLNKVVKDIEEARERLRYISPMNSKRLNLKTPCTINGLCQDCLSSNRICNYFVVVESSLRQPKRIKIILTTFELGL
- the lysA gene encoding diaminopimelate decarboxylase; the protein is MPSTLLEKELIEAIAKTYGTPVYVYSREEILKRISTVKDVFSSVNLFPTFACKANNNPRIIEMFKDNGFGADIVSIGEYHACKLADVDDKKIVWNGNGKTRKEIEILSKKVGYVNIDSEEEYEIWSEIDSSAEFFLRVNPDVDAKTHPHISTGLKKSKFGIQTDEIDRILSKKRLNISGFHVHIGSQITDVEPFEEAISKVVDLSKKYGFSKINIGGGWGIKYKDKELDILEYKERIVPYLKDFKMVILELGRYMIAPAGLLVLKVEYVKKTRHKTFVVLDGGMNVLMRPAMYNAYHEVNVLDPESSEKYIIDVVGPLCESGDIIAFERNLEIPKVGSYVIVRDVGAYGYSMSNNYNSMPRPAEVIVYEENGKYDFRLIRRREEIEEMFKTIV
- a CDS encoding YbjQ family protein, with the translated sequence MIVVTTDFVPGYEIVETLGIVTGSIVNSKHLGKDIAAAFKTLAGGEIKSYTELLVESRNIALKRMIDEAEKLGADAVIGLRFGSSSVMQSAAEILAYGTAVKLRKLSE
- a CDS encoding ABC transporter permease subunit — translated: MRKEFNDLRVRFFGVLVVVFILFFLVAPLQKFTLSMLEGYTGNPQLEKFLPGSMLNKLKEWNFYVNSQWYGKNFGQMIPIIGIIMAFPLFAREFENRTIEFLLVRKSRKEIFLNKVLTGFIALSVILIIAGLLPLVYSFLLRKDYIYETGLKFAFQSYFAGLLWYGIGIFFSVLFNDQVKPLLAGLGTLAITTVAGLLKPLKFLNTFSYALGTNIFQKNFIDFKYTIGAIIFTIVSFIFAYIIFNKKEA
- a CDS encoding ABC transporter ATP-binding protein, which codes for MVLEVRGLKKYYKEIRAVDSISFSIEKSEIFALLGPNGAGKTTTIKCILGLRFKDSGEIIKNGKIAYLPEGKELYQSYTVKKMVEFTADLTEDFDKSKCYGLIEKFDLPLSEKVSELSNGQTTQLYLALVLSQKADLYILDEPTWGLDPIVRNQILDAIRNIPMDGGSVLYTSHILSEVEKVADKVAIMNKGKIIEIGYLDDIKEKYCAIKVEKGKKVEGYKYKSTKSEDIYIVTKDYAKENKFEYELVTFDVLFEAFIVGSNTNGNNRGDIR
- a CDS encoding GntR family transcriptional regulator — encoded protein: MWFSVDFHSHVPVYIQIKENIKGMILKGKLKVGDYIPSIRALAKDLGVNVNTVARAYRELEQEGIIHAERGEGYVVKKSVEDEIKIETLEELRRIVKKLKSMGIQKEHIQSILDNEFSNGSN
- a CDS encoding ABC transporter permease produces the protein MILKIAFRNFAKHWKIGLLAILGTFVATMLLIGGLSLNDSVNIYLKQKITKNFGKIDLVIKDKSDTIFLPKAINSDKVEIALKQFGEVTDFVPVKLAQITAKIGSKYVDMYAIAVSEKFQKYIEKSVEKITISSDTAQAFNLKIGDEIEIISSKGTYKVRIEAFGKDELNFRGETGSSNGTIFLPESLFEEYGIYPLKEPNAYFVTLDLPVEEHEKFAEKLKEVEGSIRTNAVKYRLATSPLNKIIGYLFIGFSGFSILSSFLFIASFFGILAEERKISLGVLRAIGYSRAQMFWILFLEGLAYLILSEIVGAIAGVGFGRYLLYKVNSFQRTDELFAFVQDKIPFNIKFLSVIFGIFIAAIVPMIILTCKSIEFSNISPSILYGGRNIEGKKRSKAFNALAILVVILFLFVLYRTSLNYFLLGILSLIPIIINFIGEINRKNIVTFVYGLAILISIVPLLSSGTAKDFLIRSGFVLIGSIYSIFGLLPYLKLLFEKFKSIHIVLAISYIEKYKKRNFIIFVVYSITLILILVSAIVPTSISKYIESKKEEGAFGYNFIIIENPIKSFFGSYKYLNDEEFKKKFEKLVPIQLVEVSKLGEKRKYSFIISSQEIFEKLVLPSEKLMKDLSKINPKEIPDKSIYISKNFADVDKGTSLTLTIKGILPGISRKLTESFVVQGVYDPTEALLPMDGIIIWKDKKIFGSISGYVGVIKDKNKALEAQEFVTRKFDAAVYLTAEIEKMYTAIDNLVTLSLQLFYLGFFAGFAGLAIITFRNVYARKKDIGMLRAIGTDGNTIFKMFIFEGLIVVFVATIVAVISSIFVINDLIKFVSPLLPSFKIVIPYGKVLLTLLSVFGLTTVFVSIPADLSRKIPPSEAIRVFD